From a region of the Streptomyces venezuelae genome:
- a CDS encoding type II secretion system F family protein: MGGFVVHRLGIAVCLAVVALWLVSEVTARVRTRAVRRRTSALLGAVPGLRAPVSGSALRGVVAAWAGPAGALLAGWVLVGGVTGVAVGALAAFGVRRRRTRVRPPAGVDPREAERQLPFAADLLAACLAAGAGPVEAAEVVGESLGGPVGDRLARAGAELRLGGEPGAGWGRLAEIPGARALAECLERAARTGAPAAEPVSRLASGLREDRARTAGARAQRAAVLVTAPVGLCFLPAFLSIGVAPVVIGMAAGLLSNT; encoded by the coding sequence CCACAGGCTGGGGATCGCCGTCTGCCTGGCCGTGGTCGCGCTGTGGCTGGTGTCGGAGGTGACGGCGCGCGTCCGTACGAGGGCGGTCAGACGCAGGACCTCGGCCTTGCTGGGAGCCGTACCAGGGCTGCGCGCGCCGGTGTCCGGCTCCGCGCTGAGGGGTGTGGTGGCCGCGTGGGCCGGGCCGGCCGGGGCACTGCTGGCGGGCTGGGTGCTCGTAGGCGGGGTGACGGGTGTGGCGGTCGGCGCCCTGGCCGCGTTCGGTGTGCGGCGCCGGCGGACCAGGGTGCGACCGCCGGCCGGCGTGGATCCACGGGAGGCGGAGCGTCAGCTGCCGTTCGCCGCAGACCTGCTGGCCGCGTGTCTGGCGGCCGGGGCGGGTCCGGTGGAGGCTGCCGAGGTGGTGGGGGAGTCGCTGGGCGGCCCGGTGGGCGACCGGTTGGCCAGGGCCGGGGCGGAACTGCGGCTCGGCGGCGAACCGGGCGCCGGGTGGGGGAGGTTGGCGGAGATACCTGGTGCCCGGGCGCTCGCGGAGTGCCTGGAGCGGGCCGCGCGGACGGGGGCACCGGCGGCGGAACCGGTCTCCCGGCTCGCGTCCGGACTGCGGGAGGACCGGGCCCGCACGGCAGGTGCGAGGGCGCAGCGGGCGGCGGTTCTCGTCACGGCGCCGGTGGGGCTGTGTTTTCTCCCCGCCTTTCTCTCGATCGGGGTCGCACCGGTGGTGATCGGTATGGCCGCGGGACTTCTCTCGAACACCTGA
- a CDS encoding DUF4244 domain-containing protein: MSTSEYAMGTIAACAFAAVLYKVVTSEVVATALQSTIGKALDVPF, encoded by the coding sequence ATGTCCACCTCGGAATACGCGATGGGCACGATCGCGGCCTGCGCATTCGCGGCCGTCCTCTACAAGGTGGTGACGAGCGAAGTCGTCGCCACGGCCCTTCAGTCGACCATCGGAAAGGCACTCGATGTGCCGTTCTGA
- a CDS encoding TadE family type IV pilus minor pilin — MCRSEGGSRGARRKSDRGYVTAEAALVIPALVLFAALLVWALMAAAAQIRCVDAARAGARAAARSEPVEVAEAAAREAAPPGARVELVRVGDLWRVRVAAQAPGPDRLPVRLGAQAVALAEDSVGPPP, encoded by the coding sequence ATGTGCCGTTCTGAGGGTGGGTCACGCGGCGCCCGGCGGAAATCCGACCGGGGATATGTCACGGCGGAGGCCGCCCTGGTGATTCCGGCCCTGGTGCTGTTCGCGGCGCTGCTGGTGTGGGCCCTGATGGCGGCGGCCGCGCAGATCCGGTGTGTGGACGCGGCCCGGGCCGGAGCCCGGGCGGCGGCCAGGTCGGAGCCGGTGGAGGTGGCGGAGGCGGCGGCCCGGGAGGCGGCCCCACCGGGGGCGCGGGTGGAGCTGGTGCGGGTGGGAGACCTCTGGAGGGTCCGGGTGGCGGCGCAGGCGCCCGGGCCGGACAGGCTGCCGGTACGGCTCGGCGCGCAGGCGGTGGCCCTGGCGGAGGACAGCGTGGGGCCGCCGCCGTGA